The Triticum aestivum cultivar Chinese Spring chromosome 5A, IWGSC CS RefSeq v2.1, whole genome shotgun sequence genomic sequence CGCATCCCGTATGTCGTTGGATGGTGGCGCACATGCTAGCTGACTCAATTTCGGCGCCAAGTTAGCTAGCTACATGCATGCACGTACGATGTACCTCTATGCGTGCTAGCCTGTGTACTACGTACAGTACGTTGAAAGCTGAGTAGGGTGCTAGCTAGCTCGATGCCGACTTCACTCCAAGAGTCgcatgttttcttttcttttttgttgctTCAGTGTGACGACATTTTGGGTCCGCATATGCTACCCAAGTGTGTGTTCATCCGTGATTCATTCAGCTGCCGCTGCCCAAGTATACATGTACGCTGGATATGCCGCTGAATAATTTCGTCCTGGTCAAAATGGCTTGCTACATATGGAGCATAGCATATCCCTGAATTATTTTGCCTGAATCATCTTAACTTGCTGCTAGCTAGCATATCCGGTAATGAATAATTTCGTCAGGATCATAGTATTAACTTGCTGGCATATGCGCGTCAAATTCTGATTTATATAGCGAGCATATGTTCTGTTTTCTGCGTTTCCCAATTCCCACCATGGAAAAAAAATCCGTACACGTCAGTTTTGGACAAAGGATCATTTGCATGTAGGTGCTGGatcactagtgtcaaaaaatgtctaacatcacgggacagagggagtactgtactgaattgcatgcatgcatggagcaACAATTAGGATCCAGTTGGTAGACATCACCCTAACTGGCATACTTGCCCTAGTGTAGCTTCTAGTTTCCCATCCAATGAACTGACCAGCGGTATAGGCTAGTGTGGCGAGCTACATACTGCTCTAGTCTACGTACATGCATGAGTTATATGCCATGAAATGAAATTCACGAGTTATATGACCAAGACACATATTTTCCCCGCCTGAAAAAAAAACAGTTCATTACACTATGGCTCCTTCTAGGTTAACTATTAAGCGAATTTAGGGAATGGAATTTATACGCGCACATACGTCCTACATGCATGCGATGTTTGAGGACCCTTGCTTTGGAGGCAAGGTATACAACTTTCATTCCTTGCCGCAGCCTTCCACTATGGACCATATCACTACGACTTTATCTATCTACACTTCGAGGAGATTACAACAAAGTGATCAAATTTAGTCCGGTGCGGTTAGCTGTTGCTCAACGAATATGTTCTTTGCACGGCCGCCCAGCCGCCCGCCCGCCCGGCCGCCCGTCCACGATTTATCCTGATTCCCTCATGCCCCCGCGGTAGCCCGTCATTCATACATCCAATAACAGCAACAAATGGGAAATATTAGAAAAGGAGAGAGATTTGTCGTCTCTTTGATAGTTTCGTTATTTCCATGTGCTCTGTGTTTGCGAAATTCCTATTTCCATGTCGACCAATCAAGAATAATGCTAGCATGCTAGCTTGCAACTGCCGAgacgaaaaaagaaaagaaaatgtccaTTGTTGTCTAGTGACAAAAAGCAGGTCCTCGAGGAAAAACTCTGATAAACTGAAAAGTATTCTCACGTAGACAAGACATGCATCCGGTGCTCTGCCGTCCACCTCACCTTATTCCTAGCTCGGCCGCCCTCCCGTCCAACCCGGCCGGTATATATCCCCCGCCCGCCTCCCCGATTCTCCTCATTCTCCACCTCTCCTCCAACCTCCTGACCGCAAGCACGCCGGCCAGCTCGACCGCGCCCCTCTCCGCGAGCCAAGCTAACTATCTACGAGCTAGCGGCATGGCCAAGGTGCACCCCAACGTCGCCGCGCCAGAGCTGCCGGCTGGAGGCAGGGCCGTCGTCGAGGAGCAGCAGCCCACGGTGCTGACGGTGTGGCGCAAGTCTCTGCTCTTCAACTGCGACGGCTTCACCGTCTTCGACTCCGCCGGCGGCCTCGCCTTCCGAGTCGACCGCTACGGCTCCTCGTCGGGGAGCCGACGCCGCGCCGAGGACGTCGTGCTCATGGACGCCGCGGGGAAGCCGCTCCTCACCGTGCGGCGCAAGATCAAGCTCGGCCTGGGCCTGGGGGAGCACTGGGTGGTGTACGAGGGCGACGcgagcgcctccgccaccgccgcgaaGCCGCTCCTCTCCGTGCGCCGTCACCACAccggcctccgccgccgcgcgTCTGACAAGACGCTCGCGCACGTCACGCCGCTGGGGCCCTCTTCGGCCGGCGCCGACGCGGCCGCCTACGTCGTGGAGGGGTCGTACGGGCGGCGGAGCTGCGCGGTGCGGGACGCGCGCGGGGGCGCCCCCGTGGCGGAGGTGCGGCGGAAGGAGTCGGTGGGGGACGACGTGTTCCGGCTGGTGGTGCCTGACCACCGCCTGGGAACGGCGCTGTCCATGGGCGTCGTCGTCGCCCTCGACCAGATGTTCGGCGCCGCCTCGTCGCGGACGTCGCTGCTGCCCAGGAGCTGGTCGGCGTAGGAGGAGTACACTGGCCGCGGTAGGAGCCAGCTGGTGAAGCCGCTGACCTGGCGACCCCACACGGCAACAAGGTTCTTCGCAAGGGGAAAGCTACTGGCCCCACCTGTCGGCGTGAGCACAGTTTTAGGTGCAGATTGCCCCGCAGAATGTAGTAGCAAAGCAGAAGAGTAATTTTCATTTAAATTTAGAAAACAAGGCTACGGAGGCTGGATGCATGCATGACTTAGGAATCGGTGTATATACGGTCAGCCTCTGAAACTTGTTCATGGATGACGCTAAAAATACTATGTACATGGATCTGAAATGTCAGTGATATACTAAAGTGAATGCTTGCGTCACCGATCGTGTAAGGGCATCTTGAACGCCGACCCTTAAACCTCATGCATCCTTCCAAACTGCACTCTTCAAACCGCGAAAGCCATCCAACGTGATTCTGTATCAATCTACAACACGGTTTGAACGTACTTTCTCCCGTAAACAGTAGACAAACATGGGAGCTTTGCGGGAGTTCGGCCTGCTCCCACGCCCTCTTCTAACCACCCTAGCCCACCCAAACCCTCCTTCCTCGTCAGTGCGTGTTCCCACTTGGCGCCAGCTGTCCGCATCCATGTCGTTGTAGAGCGCGCCGCTCCACATTGAAGACGGCTCATGGCGGACATGACCTCTCACCGCCTTCGCCCTTGAAGCGGCGCGCAAGCCGAAGGCGCCGCCCGCGACGCATCTCCGATGTTCGTGCATGTTCAATGCCGGAGACGTGTGACTGTACGAGATGGGACAGATATATACCACGCCCGTTCAATGCCCTGTCTGTCCGTATGCCGCCATTAAGCAGGCTCACCGACCAAGAAACCCACTCCCACGCCGCGCATTGACGCACCGAAGGCCTGGCCTCACCGAAATCCGCTATTTGAAGGCGACCACACTCGGCTAAGTCTACTCCACAACACAAGCCActccacatcctcctcccttgcacTACGTCTGCCATGACTGCAGGCTAGCGAAGCACTGTGCGAGAGTCGCACACGGTGGCCGTCCTTGCCGTTGCCTGGGAGAGCCGCCACGCCAGGCGGATCGAGGCCGACTTGCTGGCCAGCTCACGTGAGGTCTCCGACGATGAGGACGACACCACGATGGAGACGGGCTCTGACGACACCGCCCCGACTCCCACGCCTCTTGTGTACGCAGGCTTCACCATGGAGCAAGCGCACTACAACACCACCATGGCGGCAGGCACGGGAGGAACAGTGGTACAACTTGTTCCTTGGAGTAACACCGGCTAGCGGAGGGCCAGATCTACGGCGAGCGCACGAGAGAGGAGGCTATGGCGCCCATGGTCACGGCGAACCCCAAGTTCGTCGTGGAGCAGGGTGCGATCTACGATGCCGTCCGCGCTCAAGCCGCCGCTCGCCAGAAAGAGGCAGCCACGGAGGCACAGCTGCAGGCGATCGCGGAGGACAACAATGCTAGTTGTGCGTCTTACGTGCCACCGACGAACTATCAGGCGGCCTGGTGGGACGACAACATCGTCGGCGCCACCATTTCCATCGTGGGCCTCACGTCCACCAGCGACGGACAGGTCGCGGACTCCTGCGAGGATGAGTAGGCCACAGGAGGCAGCAGGGCCTTAAGTCTCATGTGGGTCCATctgcctcccgtgttctactcttccttgccggAGACGGCATCTTCACTTCACGGGTCCTATCGCCGGTGCTCATGAGATAGCGGATGGAGGACGACACGGGCTTGGTCGCCGGGCACCGCCACCATAGGATAGGTTTAGAGTCGGGTCGTTTTGTTTTTGTTCTAAATGTTCAAAATGTAATAAAAATCCATCGTATTTGTATGAAacccgtcatgtttatatgaaatccgtccatgtttgcatgaatttcatccggtttgttGAAAAAGTATTTGCAATGCATGCGACTATGGTTGGATGACGGCCTCCCGCATTCGTGTCTGCGGACTGGTCCCCCCTGTCCGTGGagggatgcgggaggaaatttacggcttgccattggagatgccctaatgcaACAACATCTGCTACCCTTCGTGATTCATGCAATGTTTGCTTGGTAGTCCTCCCTAAGGCCTTGTTTGATTGTAGAGAAACCAATCCCTTAGTGGAACTAATCCTGTTGGTATACGGGAGGATGTATGCACAGATCTACATATTGTTACTGAATATCTTTCACATACATATTTTGGACAGAAACGATTGTTCAACATCTCATTGACTGTGTCTGCCAACGTCTTAAAGGGTGGAAGAAAACAATTCTTTCTATGCAGGGTAAGGAAATTTTGCTGAAGTCACTAGCTCAAGCAATTCCATCATATGCAATGTCAGTGCTTAAACTACCCAAAGGAATTTGTAAAAAATTACTGATGATATAACTAGATTGGTGGGGTGATAATGATGAGAGGAGGAAGATGCATTGGTTCACATGGTAGATAATGTGTGTACCGAAGAAAGAGGGTCTGGGATTTAGAGACCTACACGGTTCTAACCTTGCTATGTTATCAAAATAGCGTTGGCGACTTATTCAGAATCCGGACTCCTTATGTGCATGTGTGTTGAGTGCAGAGTATTATCTCGACGGGGACATATTGAAGGTCAGACCAAAGAAGTGATTTTCCTATACATGACAGAGTATTGTAGCAGGCATCCAAACTTTTCAAAGGGCTTGCATTTGGCGAGTGGCATCAGATTAAAAGATTAATATTTGGCAGGACTGGATCCCATCAAGCCCTTCATTGAAAGTTATCACCCCTAGAGGTGTAACTATGCTCAAATGTGTGGACAAAATCGTATATCCTTACCATGTACGGTGGGATGAAACCTTGATAAGAGATATTTTTTTCTCCAGTAGATGCTCATAGAATCCTACAAATCCCGTTGAATGTACACCTATTGAAGGATTTTGTCACAAGGAATTACACGCGATCAAAAACCTTCTCAGTACAATTGACATACCATGGAGAATTTGAGCATTAGTATGGCCAACTCCTTGTTCGTGGATATGGATAGGGAAATGTGTACACAAACACAATTTGGAAGGAGATCTAGAACCTCAAAATcctaggaaaaaataaaaaagttgcGTAGAAGATCCTAAAGGGATGGTTACCTTGCTATGGAATCCTTGCGAACAGACACATACCCCTTATCCCTCAATGTACGTTATATGCGATTGGAGTTGAGGACAATAAACATTGTCTGTTTATTTGCAAAAGGGCAAAACAAGTCTGGGCAGAGTTGGGTTTACAAAGCACCATCGTAGATGTTGTACGGCAGGATCGATCGGGGTCTGTTACTACTGAGACCTTATGTCAGACTaattcatgttggggaacgtagtaatttcaaaaaaattcctacgcacatgcaagatcatggtgatgcatagcaacgagaggggagagtgttgtccacgtaccctcgtagaccgaaagcggaagcgttagcacaacgcgattgatgtagtcgtacgtcttcacgatccgaccgaccaagtaccgaacgcacggcacctccgagttctacacacgtttaactcgatgacgtccctcgaattccgatccagccgagtgttgagggagagtttcgtcagcacgacggcgtggtgacaatgacgatgttctaccgacgcagagcttcgcctaagcaccgctacgatatgattgaggtggattatggtggaggggggcaccgcacacggctaagagatcaagagatcaattgttgtgtctttggggtgcccctgcccccatatataaaggagtggaggagagggagggccggccctctctatggcgcaccc encodes the following:
- the LOC123106863 gene encoding protein LURP-one-related 8 → MAKVHPNVAAPELPAGGRAVVEEQQPTVLTVWRKSLLFNCDGFTVFDSAGGLAFRVDRYGSSSGSRRRAEDVVLMDAAGKPLLTVRRKIKLGLGLGEHWVVYEGDASASATAAKPLLSVRRHHTGLRRRASDKTLAHVTPLGPSSAGADAAAYVVEGSYGRRSCAVRDARGGAPVAEVRRKESVGDDVFRLVVPDHRLGTALSMGVVVALDQMFGAASSRTSLLPRSWSA